The following coding sequences are from one Syngnathus acus chromosome 14, fSynAcu1.2, whole genome shotgun sequence window:
- the slc12a9 gene encoding solute carrier family 12 member 9 — MSNERTPLVSSGVCGMTMAAAATCGTVPDTPPDATSAMPSKEPRKLNTFFGVMVPTILSMFSIVLFLRTGFVVGHAGLLQGLLMVMVAYFIIALTILSICAISTNGAIQGGGAYYMISRSLGPEFGGSIGLMFFLAKVFACGEYVLGLVEAILDVFGVDAETSMSEGLRVLPQGYWYTVLYSSAVLLLCLLVCLVGAHIYSRMAFGILLLVSVSLLSIFISALAVKPLDFVISHTGPDNQTRRYNASYTSFNVTTLKNNLGSGYSLDYSTNSVMSFATVFAVMFTSCTGIMAGANMSGDLETPSVSIPKGTIVAVIYTFIVYILFFLLVSATCDRTLLIQDYGFLQRINIWPPFVTIGIYCGALFAAMCSMIGASRILHALAVDHLFGLPLAPATITTRSGNPWMAVVYTWGLAQCVVFAGQLNAVASLVTVFYLLAYAAVDLACLALEWASAPNFRPTFQFFSWHTCLLGILSCLVMMFVINPVYSSGSIVLLLVLLLFLHYRSPTSSWGYISQALIFHQVRKYLLMLDVRKDHVKFWRPQVLLMVANPRSSCQLILFVNQLKKGGLYVLGHVQLGDLDSLPSDPVQQQYNFWLSLVDKLGVKAFVDLTLSPSVRQGTQHLLRITGLGGMKPNTLILGFYDSCTPEDFFLQDAAFCGTSAGQGTDGEYNFGVDLPSLQAHFPPVRHVESPRWLSLEEYVGIISDAIKMNKNVCLGRYFFHLEGEGKQSKVDGSERTIDVWPLNLLQPGCRDYQDVCSLFLLQMACVLNMSNKWRHARMRIFLNVETESSDQGWVVNEETFRELLKKLRIRASIKIVPWDSVVQHHAQTGTEDVEEQSHILSDHFLSAVNSMLTEHSSQAAVRFLYLPRPPAHHSHSQTYLAQLEAVTSGLGPTLLIHGVTPVTYTDL, encoded by the exons ATGTCAAACGAGCGCACCCCCCTCGTCTCTTCAGGGGTGTGCGGTATGaccatggcggcggcggcgacatgCGGCACCGTACCGGACACGCCCCCTGACGCCACGTCAGCGATGCCGAGTAAAGAGCCCCGAAAGCTCAACACGTTTTTCGGCGTGATGGTGCCGACCATCCTCTCCATGTTCAGCATCGTGTTGTTTCTGAGAACGG GTTTTGTTGTTGGCCACGCCGGGCTCCTCCAAGGCCTTCTGATGGTGATGGTTGCCTACTTCATCATCGCGCTCACCATCCTATCCATCTGCGCAATTTCCACCAACGGGGCCATACAGGGGGGCGGCGCCTACT ACATGATCAGTCGATCGCTGGGCCCTGAGTTCGGAGGCAGTATTGGCTTGATGTTCTTCTTAGCAAAAGTCTTTGCGTGTGGAGAATACGTTCTTGGTTTGGTGGAGGCTATTCTTGATGTGTTTGGCGTGGATGCCG aaaCGTCCATGTCCGAAGGCTTGCGCGTGCTCCCTCAAGGCTACTGGTACACTGTGCTCTACTCTTCGGCGGTCCTCCTGCTGTGTCTGCTGGTGTGTCTGGTGGGCGCCCACATCTACTCCCGGATGGCCTTCGGCATCCTGCTGCTGGTCAGCGTATCGCTGCTGTCCATCTTCATCAGCGCTTTGGCCGTTAAGCCTCTGGATTTTGTCATCAGTCACACGGGGCCTGACAATCAGACGCGACGTTACAACGCTAGCTACACAAGCTTTAACGTGACAACGCTAAAGAACAACCTGGGCT CTGGTTACTCGTTGGACTACAGCACCAACTCGGTCATGTCGTTCGCCACCGTGTTCGCCGTTATGTTCACCAGCTGCACTGGAATCATGGCCGGAGCCAACATGTCAg GAGACCTGGAAACTCCCAGTGTGTCCATCCCTAAAGGAACCATCGTGGCCGTCATTTACACCTTCATTGTCTACatccttttcttcctcttggTCAGTGCCACTTGTGACAG AACTCTTCTGATTCAGGATTATGGTTTCCTCCAAAGAATTAACATCTGGCCACCTTTTGTGACTATTGGGATATACTGTGGTGCTCTCTTTGCTGCAATGTGCTCCATGATAGGAGCATCCCGCATTCTGCATGCTCTTGCTGTGGACCATCTCTTTG gttTGCCATTAGCACCTGCCACTATCACCACCAGATCGGGGAACCCGTGGATGGCGGTGGTCTATACGTGGGGGCTGGCCCAG TGTGTGGTGTTTGCAGGCCAGCTCAATGCCGTTGCCAGCTTGGTGACGGTTTTTTACTTGCTTGCCTACGCAGCTGTTGACCTGGCCTGCTTGGCTCTCGAGTGGGCGTCGGCCCCAAATTTCAG gcCAACCTTCCAGTTTTTCTCCTGGCACACGTGTCTGCTGGGGATCCTGAGCTGTTTAGTCATGATGTTCGTCATCAACCCCGTCTACTCATCGGGCAGTATCGTCCTCCTTTTGGTTCTGCTGCTTTTCCTCCATTACCGCTCTCCCACCAGTAGCTGGGGCTACATCAGCCAGGCTCTCATCTTCCATCAG GTGCGCAAGTATCTACTGATGCTGGATGTGAGGAAGGACCACGTGAAGTTCTGGAGGCCCCAGGTGTTGTTGATGGTCGCCAATCCGCGTTCCTCCTGCCAGCTCATCCTTTTTGTCAACCAGCTGAAAAAGGGAGGACTGTATGTGCTGGGCCACGTGCAGCTTGGAGATCTGG ATTCTCTGCCATCAGACCCCGTGCAGCAGCAATACAACTTCTGGCTGAGCTTAGTGGACAAGCTCGGGGTGAAGGCCTTTGTAGACCTGACTCTCTCGCCGTCCGTCAGACAAGGAACGCAGCATCTTCTACGCATCACAGGCCTCG GCGGCATGAAGCCCAACACTCTGATTTTGGGTTTCTATGACAGCTGCACCCCCGAGGACTTCTTCCTCCAAGACGCCGCCTTTTGTGGCACATCAGCAGGACAAGGCACAGACGGCGAATATAACTTTGGGGTTGACCTACCTTCACTCCAGGCCCATTTCCCTCCCGTCCGACACGTGGAGAGCCCTCGCTGGCTCTCCCTAGAAGAGTACGTAGGGATAATTTCCGACGCCATCAAAATGAACAAGAACGTATGCCTGGGCCGATATTTCTTCCACTTGGAGGGCGAAGGGAAGCAAAGCAAAGTGGACGGTTCGGAGCGGACCATCGACGTGTGGCCTCTCAACCTGCTGCAGCCGGGCTGTCGCGATTATCAGGACGTGTGCagcctttttttgttgcagaTGGCCTGCGTGCTCAACATGTCCAACAAGTGGCGCCACGCCAGAATGAGGATCTTCCTCAACGTGGAGACCGAGTCGAGCGACCAGGGATGGGTGGTAAACGAAGAGACCTTTCGAGAGTTGCTAAAGAAGCTTCGGATCAGAGCGTCCATCAAGATCGTCCCGTGGGACTCGGTGGTGCAACACCACGCTCAGACGGGTACCGAGGATGTCGAGGAACAGAGCCACATCCTCTCTGACCACTTCCTGTCAGCGGTGAACTCTATGTTGACGGAACACAGTTCTCAAGCTGCTGTCCGTTTCCTCTATTTGCCGCGGCCGCCCGCTCATCACAGCCATTCCCAGACATACTTGGCCCAGCTGGAAGCGGTGACCAGCGGTTTGGGTCCAACGCTCCTCATCCATGGCGTCACCCCGGTCACGTACACGGACCTTTAA